In Gadus morhua chromosome 2, gadMor3.0, whole genome shotgun sequence, a single window of DNA contains:
- the plbd1a gene encoding phospholipase B-like 1, translated as MLLYTRLCLVVLLSAAAGGSSSAADKLTAATAYWDPTQKTVRLKEGTLESTGDAYGYLNDTLLTTGWGVLEIRAGYGQSLQPDDITFFLAGYLEGYLTAQQIMDHYTNMYPQLIQSPEVLSKVQKFMKQQDEWSREQVRLNQSSDPLWRHTGFILAQMDGLQAGVAHWAKQHGQQPLSLFAIQFLNAVGDLLDLIPALAPGVRPPMGGLRWPEMGHCSALIKMSPGFENLFFAHSSWYTYAATSRIYKHWDFNVRDAHAATGQLSFSSYPGFLVSLDDFYLLGSGLMMTQTTNNMFNASLYALVTPKSLLAWQRVRLAHSLARTGQEWAETFAKHNSGTYNNQYMVVDRHRVKLGRWVEDGALTVVEQIPGLVEYSDQSQALRRGYWPSYNVPFHRRIYELSGYPAAVEQFGDIFSYDLCPRAKIFRRDQGRVTDLDSLKHIMRFNEYKTDPYSEGDACKTICCRGDLLESKPMPGGCYDTKVTDFPMAGEFQVEAVNGPTTQGGLPAFAWSGPFNATLHQGLPPSYNYTFIVMRPILFTP; from the exons ATGCTCCTATACACCCGACTGTGTCTGGTTGTTTTACTAAGCGCTGCTGCCGGCGGTTCCTCCTCCGCAGCGGACA AGCTGACCGCCGCCACCGCGTACTGGGACCCCACCCAGAAGACGGTCCGGCTGAAGGAGGGCACGCTGGAGTCCACGGGGGATGCCTACGGCTACCTCAACGACACCCTGCTGACCACCGGCTGGGGGGTGCTGGAGATCCGGGCGGGGTATGGCCAGAGCCTCCAGCCCGATGACATCACCTTCTTTCTGGCCGGCTACCTGGAAGGCTACCTCACCGCCCA gcAGATCATGGACCACTACACCAACATGTATCCTCAACTCATCCAAAGCCCAGAGGTCCTGAGCAAAGTGCAGAAGTTCATGAA GCAGCAGGACGAGTGGAGCCGGGAGCAGGTGCGGCTGAACCAGAGCTCCGACCCCCTGTGGAGGCACACCGGCTTCATCCTGGCCCAGATGGACGGGCTGCAGGCGGGCGTGGCCCACTGGGCCAAGCAGCACGGACAGCAG cccctgtcGCTGTTCGCCATCCAGTTCCTTAACGCGGTGGGGGACCTGCTGGACCTGATCCCGGCTCTGGCCCCGGGGGTCCGCCCCCCCATGGGGGGCCTCCGCTGGCCGGAGATGGGCCACTGCTCCGCTCTCatcaag ATGTCGCCTGGCTTTGAGAACCTGTTCTTCGCCCACTCCAGCTGGTACACCTACGCCGCCACCTCGCGGATCTACAAGCACTGGGACTTCAACGTCCGCGACGCGCACGCCGCCACGGGACAGCTGTCCTTCAGCAGCTACCCTG GGTTCCTGGTGTCTCTGGACGACTTCTACCTGCTGGGCAGCGGCCTGATGATGACCCAGACCACCAACAACATGTTCAACGCCTCGCTGTACGCCCTGGTGACCCCCAAGAGCCTGCTGGCATGGCAGAGGGTCCGGCTAGCCCACAGCCTGGCGCGCACCGGCCAGGAGTGGGCTGAAACCTTCGCCAAGCACAACTCGG GAACGTACAACAACCAGTACATGGTGGTGGACCGCCACCGGGTGAAGCTGGGCCGCTGGGTGGAGGACGGAGCGCTGACCGTGGTGGAGCAGATCCCCGGCCTGGTGGAGTACTCTGACCAGAGCCAGGCCCTGCGCCGAG gcTACTGGCCGTCCTACAACGTCCCGTTCCACCGCAGGATCTACGAGCTGAGTGGCTACCCCGCCGCCGTCGAGCAGTTTGGGGACATCTTCTCCTACGACCTTTGCCCCCGCGCCAAGATCTTCCGCCGGGACCAGGGGCGGGTCACGGACCTGGACTCCCTCAAACACATCATGCGCTTTAACG AATACAAGACAGACCCGTACTCTGAGGGCGACGCCTGCAAGACCATCTGTTGCCGGGGCGACCTGCTGGAGTCGAAGCCCATGCCGGGCGGTTGCTATGACACCAAG GTGACAGACTTCCCCATGGCGGGGGAGTTCCAGGTAGAGGCGGTCAACGGTCCGACCACACAGGGGGGTCTGCCAGCCTTTGCCTGGAGCGGCCCCTTCAACGCAACTCTGCACCAGGGCCTGCCCCCGTCCTACAACTACACCTTCATCGTTATGAGGCCCATCCTCTTCACACCCTGA
- the pick1 gene encoding PRKCA-binding protein produces MFTDMDYDLEEDKLGIPTVPGTVTLKKDGQNLIGISIGGGAQHCPCLYIVQVFDNTPAALEGTLAAGDEITGVNGKLVKGKTKVEVAKMIQAVQEEAVIHYNKLQADPKQGKSLDIVLKKVKHRLVENMSSGTADALGLSRAILCNDGLVKRLEELEKTAELYKGLMEHTKRLLRAFFELSQTHRAFGDVFSVIGVREPQAAASEAFVKFADAHRNIEKFGIQLLKTIKPMLHDLNTYLHKAIPDTKLTIRKYLDVKFEYLSYCLKVKEMDDEEYTSIAMGEPMYRVCTGNYEYRLVLRCRQEARARFAKMRKDVLEKIELLDQKHVQDIVFQLQRFVSGMSRYYDECYAVLKEADVFPIEVDLSRTMINYGGQSQAYDDQEDEEEEEEEEEAKDKEEGGGGVGRQAENGGEKLIDDE; encoded by the exons ATGTTCACTGACATGGACTATGACCTTGAAGAAGACAAGTT GGGCATACCCACGGTCCCCGGAACGGTGACTCTGAAGAAGGACGGGCAGAACCTGATTGGCATCAGCatcgggggcggggcccagcaCTGTCCCTGCCTCTACATCGtacag GTGTTCGACAACACGCCCGCGGCCTTGGAGGGCACGCTGGCGGCGGGCGATGAGATCACCGGGGTCAACGGCAAATTAGTGAAGGGGAAAACCAAGGTGGAGGTGGCCAAGATGATCCAGGCTGTACAG gaagAAGCTGTGATCCACTACAACAAGCTGCAGGCGGACCCCAAGCAGGGCAAGTCCCTGGACATAG TGCTGAAGAAGGTGAAGCACCGCCTGGTGGAGAACATGAGCTCCGGCACAGCCGACGCCCTGGGCCTCAGCCGGGCCATCCTCTGCAACG ACGGACTGGTCAAGAGGCTGGAGGAGTTGGAGAAAACGGCAGAGCTTTATAAAG GCTTGATGGAGCACACCAAGAGGCTTCTCAGGGCCTTCTTTGAGCTTTCTCAGACCCACAGAG CGTTCGGGGACGTGTTCTCCGTCATCGGCGTGCGGGAGCCGCAGGCGGCGGCCAGCGAGGCCTTCGTGAAGTTCGCCGACGCCCACCGCAACATCGAGAAGTTCGGAATCCAGCTGCTGAAGACCATCAAGCCG ATGCTCCATGACCTGAACACGTACCTCCACAAAGCCATCCCTGACACCAAGCTCACCATCCGCAAGTACCTGGACGTCAAGTTTGAATACCTG TCCTACTGCCTGAAGGTGAAGGAGATGGACGATGAGGAGTACACCAGCATC gCCATGGGAGAGCCCATGTACCGGGTGTGTACTGGTAACTACGAGTACCGTCTGGTGCTGCGCTGTCGTCAGGAGGCCCGGGCGCGCTTCGCCAAGATGAGGAAGGACGTGCTGGAGAAGATCGAACTGCTGGACCAGAAACACG TCCAGGACATCGTGTTCCAGCTGCAGCGCTTCGTGTCGGGCATGTCGCGCTACTACGACGAGTGCTACGCCGTGCTGAAGGAGGCGGACGTCTTCCCCATCGAGGTGGACCTCTCCCGCACCATGATCAACtacggcggccaatcacaggcctACGACGaccaggaggacgaggaggaggaggaggaggaggaggaggcgaaggacaaggaggagggcggaggaggagtgggCAGACAGGCGGAGAACGGCGGCGAGAAGCTGATTGACGACGAGTGA
- the LOC115537697 gene encoding galectin-2, giving the protein MGMELNNICLSAGDHLTFKGLILPDAQRFQFDLGSSSNDLAFHFNPRFHDDDDGAVLICNSKCDGCWGDEKRESHNPLKQGEEVKIVLKFTGDMFKVELPGGQTVEFPNREGASFISYVSVKGDLQISSFKIKNNAY; this is encoded by the exons ATG GGAATGGAGCTCAATAACATTTGTCTCAGCGCCGGAGATCACCTGACCTTCAAAGGGTTGATTCTGCCCGATGCTCAAAG GTTCCAGTTTGACCTCGGCAGTAGCAGCAATGACTTGGCGTTCCATTTCAACCCTCGTTTCCATGACGACGATGATGGAGCCGTGCTCATTTGCAACTCCAAGTGTGATGGTTGCTGGGGCGATGAGAAGCGGGAAAGTCATAATCCTCTAAAGCAAGGCGAGGAGGTCAAG ATTGTGTTGAAGTTTACGGGAGACATGTTTAAGGTGGAACTTCCTGGTGGACAGACAGTTGAGTTCCCAAATCGCGAAGGAGCCAGCTTCATCAGCTATGTCAGCGTGAAAGGAGACCTGCAGATCTCTTCCTTTAAAATCAAGAACAATGCCTACTAA